The genomic DNA GTGCAGCTCTTTTAATGGAAGACTTGTGCGTGTCCATTTCCTTTTAtacatgaataaactgaataggggacagaaaagagggaaagatgTGGAAGCAGACAAAAGGAGTTGGAGAGACACAGCAAAGGAAGaacattttctctttaaatgtcGTGAGGAAACAGGTCAGCAGCTCTTCCAATTCCTCTGCAGGCCATTGTCCTCCAACCGCTTCATGTGGCTGAAGATGTTGATGAAGTTTGATGAGACTGAGCTCAATACAGAgtgatggagaaagaggagaacaagGAGAGGTGGGAGCGAGGAAAGAGCAGGCCACAGGCAAAGAAGCGCTAATAAAACTCCATTAGACTGCAAAGGGTAACATGCCTGAGGTCCACTGAAGGACTTATGTAACAGGATAATCTGGATATGTCATGATGCTTCAATTATTACTTTATTATGAAtgttcagaggtcaaagttccATGTTTAAACAGTTCAAGCTCATTGAAACTCATGTGCTTCATTTGTATATAAAATCAGATGAGGTGACCTGGTCCAAGTTTTCTACAGCATCAAATCTAAAGATTGACCCAACCAAACCAATGTGATCCCATTTTACAAATAACTAATGTAGACCTGAATACTTTATtcaaaaacttttttaaaaactgctgaTCCATGCAAGAATGCCATTAAAACTGAAGCTTCCATCGACTAAATGTCAGTAGTCCCTTGTATAATTTAAACTTCTGAGCATTTAGAACCTGAAAATTGATAGTATCCTGACCACAAATGTGTAGTTTAAAAGTAGCATCAGAAGACTCTGCTCTGGTTTCCATGCTGCCAGGCCGGAGCGCTGGCCTGGGCCGACCTCAGACCTCAAgattttcctgcttctctcagAGCGATGCAGTAAAGCTACACTGATTCTCAGTCCTCTTTATCTCCAGCAGCATAAATTAGGACAAGTATTAATTTATATCTGCCATATTCATCACCACTCAGTTCCACTTCTGTCTTAGGTCACCAGTggtgctctgatgttgctctttTATCAGTTATATAAGGCAGAACCATAAAAACTGTGGCCCACATACACATGAAAACATCCTGCGGCACAGAAGACTCAGTGATGCGTGTCGGCACTACGGATAATCTTTGACGGGGAGGGGTCCAACGTGACCTGAAGGCACTTAACAGCTCAACAGGGTGTACCAGGTGGTCAGGAAGCATTTTAAAGTACCAAAATGAAATGCCTACCTTTGATAGAATTTGTGCTTTTCGTTGAAAATATTGTCTTATCAGGCTTCTTGTACGGGTCAAATCAAAGATTGTGTGATCTGTTGGTTAAAGCTGGAGATGCTTTGTCATGAGCGGCACGTGGCTCTTCACAGGCCATCGGAGGGTTTCTTTCATCGCTGCGTTCAGTCTCACTCGCATTTGCATCACATGAGCCGCATTCGGCAAAGGAAGAAGTCTcttcatcacagcagctgaGAGAAAAAAGCAGGGGTCACCATCCATAATGAATGGAGTGCAGCCACCAGCCTCCTCGcttgggggggggagtgatggGGGCCTCTGAACAAATTGACATTTTTCAGTTTCCTTTCTTGTCCTTAGCTTCCATTATCATCCGAGGCCAGCGATGATCCTCAAGCACAGGATTACACAAACATGCTCTTTGATGGTCCTAAATCCACTGATGTTGGAGCAGATAAATCACTTGTTGGATTTTCAGTTGCATCACATGAAGCTGACAAGGTCAGATCTGGTTCCAATCACAAGAACCTCCAGCGGCAAAGCTGCTGAGAAACAACGGCACCGTCGACGTCGCTTGAATCAACTACGCGTCACAAGCGATCCCTTTCATTGATCGAGATAAGCAGTAAAATTATAAATCGCCTTTCCAACTGCCATCACAAGCATGCTTCCAATTTACAAATCTGCAGGATCAATGAGAAAGCAGCCAATCAACTCTGAATAGCAGATCAATATTGACCTTTAGCTAAAAAAAGGGGTCAAAGCAACTGAGCAACTAGTCATTAACATAAGTAGTATGACGTGACAGTGGGTTTGGGCGGATACCTTAACCCCAGTGGCcttctgaaggtgttctggcaccgtCTCCTACTACCAGGACACCTCCCATGTTTCTTTTCCACACTGGAGCTCAaactctgcttctcagccccgTCCCCCACACagtgagctaccaccacccactTTCTCGTACACTTCCAATTGTATTCAAATTCAGTGGGCAGGGGCTGTTTAAAGGAAATGTATCCTGTAATTGAAATAACAtccttttaatatttaaatgcatgTCATACAGACACACTAAGAGCAACTTTGATAATTAGAAATGGGCCAGTAAGATGTCTAAAAATCAACCTCTGACAGTAAACTTTTCTAATAACTGCTGACAGGGTTCCAAGGACTTTCATGATCCTTTCTGAAACAACCTACAAGGCAGCGCCCTCTAGTGCTTAATACAGACATTACACCCCGGAGAACCTAAAGATTGTGTCCTCATTCATTAGTTTCTCCAGAAACTGATGCGAAAATGGCATCTAATAAAGCAGTTTATGTGGCACAAATGAAGTCCTTAGTTAATTTGACAAAACATGAATATCCAGAATGTGCCAACTAGTTTCTACAGTCATTCTTCATGTTCAGGCTACAGCTGCACAGCCACAATCAGATAAGGCCAGTGAGTGTAAATGTTTAGTTTCCTCACAGGAAATTTAGGAGATGATTTAACCAGATGTTACCAGAGAtctgttaatatttaaaattaCGTTTTCTAAACATTCAATTATAATAAAAGCAGACAAGGAATGTGGTTGTTaatgtctttatttctttaatcaCACATCAGTGTTGGGACCTACGAGGTGGGAAAAGAGTTGATGTAGTGACGTCTGTGCCAGAGCCACATCTACGTTAGAGTGCGTGCAAAGGATGCAGCTGTGCAACATTTTGAtagaaaaaattaaaattcaGCTCATAAAAGCCAAACTTCCTTGTATCTCACCATTGATGCAGCCTTCAATGCAGCCACCCTCCTCAGGAGAGCAAGCTCCAGTGGAGCACAGGAACAGGATCTGAAGAGAGGACAGATTATTACACACTAGACTGGTGTTGTGGCGCACGCCTTTTGCCACCATAACGTGCAACAAAGtccaaatgcaaataaatcaaTTTCAAGACAAAATTACTGGAATCTTCTCAGCTTTTCAAGTAAGAAAACAATTGGAattcaaaacattaaaaagtttGAATCGATAGCAGGGCAGCAAAAGCTTTGCAATCAAGCTTTTTCAACCAAGTTAGAAATACAAATTCAACTTTTTGCATTTACAGTTTGTTAAACCTCAGCTAAAGCCATTATGGAAGCCCGTCACTAATGAGTCACTGCCTTTGTCTCAGTCTAAATCTTGCGCTGTGAAACATTTTCCACTTTGAAGCAGGCCTTTATATTAAACAGAAACTGATCTCATAACGTGCTTTTATATTATGGGTGCAATATGTAATCCTGCATGACATCACCGATGACGCACAAATAAGTACAAAACTGAGCAAGCTCACCCCCTAAATGTGCCCTTAACCTTCACGAACGTGCATCCAAATCAAAAGTGGATCTTTTACGTCAGTGTCATGAAGAAGGCTCAGCTTCTGGACTTTGCCTGTCCAGTTAGAACTTTGCCTCGCTCATTTTCCAAAATATATTTGGGTTGAGTCAGAGGCCAATCACGGCGCCGTCCAGTCATCTATTCAATCACACTAATCTACTCTGATGGCTGTGGGCGTTAGATCAGCACTGCACATGAATATGCAGTATCAATATACAACCACCCTATGGAAAACCCAATTGAAAGTAAATATTCCAGTACCGACATTAATATTCCCACTGTAATCCAGGGTATATTCAGGTATATGGAGATACACGCGTCACTTTTATTCAGTATTGCATATATATTTCTAAAGCCACCTGAAGTACATTATTCAGTACTACCTGTGAGCCAAATTGCCTCGTTTCCAATCCGGGTCCCAGCACAAGTATAAAACCAGCCTCTCCACCTTGCTTGGTAGCAGCTGTCTAGATCACCTGTCACTCACTGTAGGTCATGCACGTCAAGCGACACGTTTAAAGGGTCCATGTCCAATTATACGAACTTTAAAACGAATCACAGGTCATATTTTAGGATGGTGAAATATACAATTTACACCGGGCTGTGAAATAATCTTAAAAGAGTATTTCGCAATTGAAAATGAACAGGAGTTAATTGGGGCCAGGGTTTTCCACTTTTCCATACTGGCATCCAGCATTTTGATCCCGTCCTTGAACCAGTCCCTCAACAGTATTGAGCAGCACCATATCCTCAGATAAGTGGATGGTTGTAGCGTTTGTCAATCGACCGTTTGATTCATTGTATACAGTCCATCCTGCAAATGTGTCTGAGCAACATTTAACATCTTTTGTGTAGCCTCAATATTACCTGCAGACCTGGAGGATGCAGATCTGCACTCTCCATAATCAAAGACCTGTTTGCAGCTGAGGTGGTGAGACTGAAATAGCTTGTGTATCCTCCAGCGGCTACATTAGCAAAAGATGCAAGTTAGATCTGTCAGATTTGTTTTAGAAGCTTTATTTTCTGCTTGTTCAACTTCTCCATTTTCACACCTGTACTGACGTCCTCACTTTCTCTCAAATGATGTCGCACGGTGAAAATCGCTGTTCCCGACATTATGGACACCAGTATAGAGgtattcatccattcattcctGTTCTCCAGACACTTCCTTCCGCTGCTCAGGGAGGATTCCAAGGCTTTCTCAAGGCAGCCTGACAGTCACTCCAACATATTCTGGTCTACCCTGGGGTCACCTCCCCAGGGAGGTGTCCAGATACAGATACCTGAGCCATCTCAGCTGGGTCCTCTTGATGTGGAGGAGCCGCAGCTCTTTCCCAGGCTCCTCCCAGGTGGCAGAGGTACTCACCCGATCACTATGGGAGTGCCCCGCCACCCTTTTAATGCCGTTTTGTGCTTTTGGTGGTGACCCAAAGTTCATGACCATGGACGAGGGGGTAGGAAGGTAGATTGACCGGTAAATTGACAGCTTTGCCTTTTTACTAGGAAGAACCAACACAATGACGGCATTACTCAAGCTGATGCACTGATCGCCCAGTCAATCACGCGCTCCATCCTCCCCTCtttcacaaacaaacaagaccCTTGAGGTATTTAAACTCCATTTGAGGCAGTGGCTGTTCCATGACCTGGAGGAAGCAAGCCATCTGGCTGCACCTAGAAATCCTGttcataaaaatgaaataactggtgacaaagggcagcctgCCAGGCTCCGACACGCACTGGAAACAGGTCTGATTTACTGTCAGCAATGcagaccaagctcctgctctaCAGGAACCTTACAGCTCTCAGCAgagggcctccagctcctgaaaCACCTCCCACAGGAAGGGTATAGAGCTGGTCCAGCTTTCCACAACAAACAACGCAGTGATTAGTACTTTCATAATCCTCCCCCGGAGATCAAACAGCAGGAATTATGCAACAAAGAGCAAAAACTACTGATACCATTGGATAGACTAATAGTCTTATATGGCACCGTTCGTAAAACGGCATTTTTCTGGGctcaaatataaaaaatattaaGTATGCCGACTTCTTCGGAGGCCATTACAGCACTGAATAATCCGTTATCTTTCTGATCTTTCCTGCATACCAACACCCTGGACAACAGAGGCGACTGAGCAGCCAGTCATTGTGACATAACATCTTCAGAAGTTTAGTGTGACTGTACCTCTGGGTCCTCTTGGGGAAAATCTTTGTCAAAACTGGCGGGGCTTTCTGAGAACGGAGACAGGAAGCTCGAGACCATGATCCTCTGGATGTGATGGGAATTTGGGGATGGAAGCAGCTGAGCAGCCCTCCGACTAGGACAACTGAAGTAGTGACAGATGGTTCAGTGTAGAGTTACAGGGAGCAGCTCTGATCATTTGGGGATTTTTGAACACACCCATCATAAACGACCATCCAGCTGGGATATGCAGTGTGGCTAAAGGCTAGGCAGGAATGGACCAGCAACACCAGCCCAGGTTCTGGAGGATCCAGCAGGCTCACTTCAACATAAACTGGTTTACCCTGGATGAGGCTCAGAGGAAGATGAGCCTCGGGATAGAAGCTGGTGAAGGTCTGATCTGAAGGGAAGACGACCTCAATCATGCTAACATACAGTGAGCATGAAGAACGATCGAGCAGAGACAATGTCCACCTGTAGCAATCCTCAGCCGAGTAGCCAGAGACGTCTCTGCAGACCGAGCAGGCCGGAGCCTCACTTCTCCTGGAGAACCATATTCCTCCCCCAACCTGTAGACGACAGACCAGCAGTAAGCTGTTGTATAATGAAAACAACCTTAATGTGATGCCTGTGAACACCGTTTCCTGTCTGAGGGGGCCAGGGCATCACCAGAAATGCTTAAACTGGCATCACTCCAACCCTGAGCTCAGTATACTCCAATAGAATCATCTAAAGTGTTCTTGGAAAATACCTGGCTGCATTCAGAAAGTCCAGGCCAAAATCTTGATGAGAAGGATACTCCATGAGAGGGCCAAGTGTCTCCACCTGACAATGATAGTAAATGCTTACTTTGTAGCGTCTGGTCTGAATTTACAACAGTCACATAAACGAGTCCAATCTATGCCTAATGCCCTGTGCAAATCTAGAGCCTTGCTTACATCTTGGTTTAGTCCACATTCATCCCCATAGGtgttggggtcagaggtcagcctcTGCAGTGCACAGTTGATGCCACTAAATGCAGCTGAACGGGGAGGGATGGTGGGTTCTGCCATAGAGTCGGCCACAGGAAAAGCTAAATACTGTCCCAAATAAAACTCTGTTGACAAAAACGTAAAGTCAGCTTCCGCCAAGACAGAAACAACCAGTGGCCAAGGCATCAGTGAGGAATTAAAGtagattaatatttaatataagGCATCAGTCAACCTCCTACAACTGGTAAAACAGGTAAACTTGAGGTTTGAGTTTAGTGCAtcatttttcttaaaataacaaaaaaaataaaaaacccaaacatttaCCTTCGATTTGATTATCCAACAGTTCATCTGGTGCTTCTACATCAGGATACGCCTCAGTGTCGTAGAGATAAATGTTAGAGGGGTTTGCCTGAAGCATGCTGGGATTTTCTGCCTCGGACAATTGATTTAGCCAAACTGTGAAATCATGGTCAGAGTCTGAGGGGAGCCGAGGGTCTGAAATGGGATTTATATTCCCTTCGTGAGGTACGTCCCCGTCACCCGCAGACGTTTCAGGTTGGTGATAACGATAAGGGGGGAGGTGCTGAACACCATGTACAGGTtcagagagaggagatgggGACAGGGGTCTGAAGGTTCTCAGCAGAGGGTTGTTTGACATTTGGGTCAGACCACTGGGAGAAAGCTCAGGTCCATAATAcagctgatagtggtgttgagGGGGGTGGTAAAATGGAGGGGAAGGAATGCCGGCTGGAAAAGAAGTTTGCTCAGGAGAAACCTCACCAGCATTTAGTAGAGGAGACTCAAAATCGTTATCAGACAGAGGTTCATATCTCCTCCAGTAGGGGTTGTTGTCCAACGTTGACCCACTCGATTGATGTGAGGATGCATGTCTATTAATAAACAGCTCGGGATTGAATGGAGGCAATTTGGGGCCACCGTGTGGAAAATGGTACCACTGGTGGTCCGAATGGGGCTGGGCAGGATACAGAGCGTTTGGTGCAGCGGCGTGAGCTTGTGTGTTGTGAGCAGGCCGACCGTGAAAGAACTGGTCCATGTTAAACTGGCCGGCAGCGTCAGGATGATGAAGCCCTGAGGCCAACAGAGGGGACTCCACCACAGGAGCTGGGGCAGCAtactgagcaggaagagggaTGTTGGGATGCTGGTACTGATTCAAAGTATGAAACGGGGGGGCAAGAGAGGGACTTCCAACCCGAGTCTGAGTCACGGAGGGAGCCAGTATCACCCTGTGCTGTTCCAAGACACTCAACAAAGGAGCTTGGTGACCATCCGAGAACTGTCCTGAACTCACCATGTCCGCTGCAGAGGACCCCGAATCATGCGTAACATGTTCGTTCAGAGAATCTGGGTAGAGGAAGTAGTCCTGATATTCAGATAAGGAGCCAACAGGTGGGACAGATTGTGACCCAAATGTAGGTGCAGGAGTTGGAGAGGATGTAGAGGGGTCACGGCTGTCTGGATGACTGTACTTGTGATATGTAGGGTGGGGGTACAGAGGCGGGGCAAGGTAGAAAGGTGGACTCCACACAAAATGCTTGAGGGATTCCAATGAATGCTCAGCTGCCTCTGAGGGAAGGTCAGGGCTGCCCACAACCTCCGGGGGTAACCTGGGCTGCTCAGGGGTAGATTCAGGACAGGCCAGCAAAAATTTCTTATCTCCTAGTTGGatagaaagtgtgtgttttccattcTGAAACAGATTTTTAGTGGATACATTTTGATGAAAGCGgattctgtattcatttactgACAATATTTCATATAGTGACAAGCTTATTGACGTCAAATTCATCCCATAACCATTTTAGCGCTGCAGCTATATAGGTTGTTTACCACCAGATGGCAGCATTGTGCCCCGCTTGGTAGTGCAACGAAGCTCACGTTAAAAAGGTCCAATCCAATTTGAGAgtataaaaattaaaactaACATTCCATCTCCATCCAATTATCTATCTGCTGTGGAAAATCTGCTTCAGCAGTAGTTTCCTCTGAATTTTACCATCAGTGTGATGCCGCAGGTGAAGAACGGAACTGCAATGGAGAGTTCTCCATCTTGTCCGTCAAGAGTGAAACCACACGGCTCAACCAGCTCAATCAAATGAGTCCACTGTCCTCTGACTGCAGTGGAAAAGGGGAAATGTCACTTTAAAAAAATTACCTTTGGTGTGCTGGAAGATGGGCTGATAATGATCAGACTTACCATTTaccttcagcagctctgcagcagctcctccctgTACGTTCACACTCAAACCTTGTGGGAAGCAGCAGACGGAGAGAGGGCCATTGGACTGAGCCTGGCTATGAGACACTGGGCAGGACACCTTAACTGGAGTTTCTCTCCACAGCAAAGGCAGCTCATAGCTGCCATGCTGTAAACATTCAGAACCAGCATGTTTGTGATGCTGCATTTCACATCCACGAGGCAACAGAAAATTAAAATTCCCAACTATCTTCTGAGTCATGAGACGGCTCCGATTTGATCACAAGGCCAGATGTTGCCAATGATGCTCAAAACAGGCAGGCGGCCCTTTTGTCAGCCCGTGCCGTGAAAAGCGATCCAACAAACACATACTACAGGGACCATACCTTCCGAGTGACGTGGCAGGCGTCGTACTGAGCCATGAGCCTGAGGTCTCTCCATGTGGTCTGCACCGAGTAGCCACACCGGGGAGGCGGCCGGGACAGCGGCACAGATGACTCATTCGCTGAGAGGCACAgattaataaaacaaaacatgcacATCCTGTCCACAGGCCCACAATGCTGTGCCATCTACTAACAGAAAGCTTAAACTTGTTTATCAGAAACAAAACTCCGAACTCTGAGGGAAGGCTGCAACATTCCCAAATGGAGCGGTCATAGACTCACCCAGGTCCAGCAGCACTTGGGAGGCTCGCCTCCTCCTGAAAGTGACAGTCATGGCCGAGTCGCCACAGTCCACCACAGGTTGCAGCTTCTGCCAGATGTCCGATAGGCCtggcctttgacctctgaccttctcctgACCTTGGGCACAGAAATGGAGCGTCTGACTGTACCGTTGTGGGACCAGCGGGGAAAGGCGGCATCTCCAAAGTAATCAGCAAACACTGATGTTGGGTTACACTCAGAAAATTTCACACTTCAAATCCCCGTGCTGAGTATAAACTTCCAGGTTCCAGTCGGCTGCAAAACACTTTCCTAAATATGACGTCACAATTTCACTGTTGGAGCCACGATCCGGTAGTTGGtgtcaaaaagacaaaaagctgTGGTTCTCTCACCTGGAAAAGTCGAATCTGCCTGGTATCCCACGTTAGGAAGGGTGAAGTCCAGCTGTCCGCTGATGTAAACCCTCCCCGGGGTCACTGATTCAACCTTCCCCGCTACACAGTCGTCACTCGGGGGTCCGGGTGACACCAACTCCATCGTCCCAGAGGTCACAGCGGATCCGCGGATCTGTCCACTTCTGTCTCCAGATGCGTCTCCCAGACCTCGGGATCGCCCTCCTGGCGGAAGGTCGAGGCGGATCCGTCTTCTGCCGCCCCGGGTAGCGGAGCGATACGGGCCCCTGGCGGAAGGTAAGAGCCGCTCCCGGTCTTGAGGGGCGGGTGGTGTTGGGTCAACAGAAGGTTTACAGCTTGCTGCTGCTACCGTGTAGAGCAGAAACACGGCGAGATAACAACGTTTTGCTTTGAAAGTCATTGTAAATCCGAATTTTGTGAGCGCATCAAAGGCGGAGCAGCGCTCTGCTCAACGGCCTTTATAGGCTCTCCTGGACGCACCTGCGCGCCAAGGCCCAATCAGCCAGGTGGAAATAATCCACGTTAAATCGATTTATTTAATCAGTCTAACGAGTTATTCTCACAATATGATGAAAAGGGTTTAACTGTGTTTGCTAATCATAACAGCGCTGAAGAGAAATAATCCTTTTATTGATGTGCCTTCTCTTTTATTGTGCCTTTTTCAGATTGCCTTCCTCAGTAGCTAAACACTGTCAATAATGGGCAATTTCCTCAGAACTGTGAAAGCTTATTTCAAAGGTTATTTAGTTGGGCTGCATCCTAGCCAGACCCACTGGTGATGTTTCCCCCTCCAGCCTGTAATTCATCACTCTGGGGGAAATAACTCACTAACCCTATGACGAGACTCTCTACCATAACTGGGGGTCATCCGCTGTTGTTACCCAATTGTGGTTTACTGTCATGTATCTTGTGGGAAGTCTGTTCTGTAACTTTACTGACACAGGCCAAGAGCAGCAATTCATTCATCCCGTTTCTGACTAGTCTTTGTCGGGACAAGTCTAGATTGGCTTAGGGGTGAAGAACCACCGTGAACATGAACAGACAGCACAACATGTCCGTGGAATA from Takifugu rubripes chromosome 5, fTakRub1.2, whole genome shotgun sequence includes the following:
- the LOC105416396 gene encoding uncharacterized protein isoform X1; the protein is MTFKAKRCYLAVFLLYTVAAASCKPSVDPTPPAPQDRERLLPSARGPYRSATRGGRRRIRLDLPPGGRSRGLGDASGDRSGQIRGSAVTSGTMELVSPGPPSDDCVAGKVESVTPGRVYISGQLDFTLPNVGYQADSTFPGQEKVRGQRPGLSDIWQKLQPVVDCGDSAMTVTFRRRRASQVLLDLANESSVPLSRPPPRCGYSVQTTWRDLRLMAQYDACHVTRKHGSYELPLLWRETPVKVSCPVSHSQAQSNGPLSVCCFPQGLSVNVQGGAAAELLKVNVRGQWTHLIELVEPCGFTLDGQDGELSIAVPFFTCGITLMNGKHTLSIQLGDKKFLLACPESTPEQPRLPPEVVGSPDLPSEAAEHSLESLKHFVWSPPFYLAPPLYPHPTYHKYSHPDSRDPSTSSPTPAPTFGSQSVPPVGSLSEYQDYFLYPDSLNEHVTHDSGSSAADMVSSGQFSDGHQAPLLSVLEQHRVILAPSVTQTRVGSPSLAPPFHTLNQYQHPNIPLPAQYAAPAPVVESPLLASGLHHPDAAGQFNMDQFFHGRPAHNTQAHAAAPNALYPAQPHSDHQWYHFPHGGPKLPPFNPELFINRHASSHQSSGSTLDNNPYWRRYEPLSDNDFESPLLNAGEVSPEQTSFPAGIPSPPFYHPPQHHYQLYYGPELSPSGLTQMSNNPLLRTFRPLSPSPLSEPVHGVQHLPPYRYHQPETSAGDGDVPHEGNINPISDPRLPSDSDHDFTVWLNQLSEAENPSMLQANPSNIYLYDTEAYPDVEAPDELLDNQIEEFYLGQYLAFPVADSMAEPTIPPRSAAFSGINCALQRLTSDPNTYGDECGLNQDVETLGPLMEYPSHQDFGLDFLNAARLGEEYGSPGEVRLRPARSAETSLATRLRIATDQTFTSFYPEAHLPLSLIQGKPVYVEVSLLDPPEPGLVLLVHSCLAFSHTAYPSWMVVYDGCPSRRAAQLLPSPNSHHIQRIMVSSFLSPFSESPASFDKDFPQEDPEILFLCSTGACSPEEGGCIEGCINAASFARTLT
- the LOC105416396 gene encoding uncharacterized protein isoform X2, encoding MTFKAKRCYLAVFLLYTVAAASCKPSVDPTPPAPQDRERLLPSARGPYRSATRGGRRRIRLDLPPGGRSRGLGDASGDRSGQIRGSAVTSGTMELVSPGPPSDDCVAGKVESVTPGRVYISGQLDFTLPNVGYQADSTFPGQEKVRGQRPGLSDIWQKLQPVVDCGDSAMTVTFRRRRASQVLLDLANESSVPLSRPPPRCGYSVQTTWRDLRLMAQYDACHVTRKHGSYELPLLWRETPVKVSCPVSHSQAQSNGPLSVCCFPQGLSVNVQGGAAAELLKVNVRGQWTHLIELVEPCGFTLDGQDGELSIAVPFFTCGITLMNGKHTLSIQLGDKKFLLACPESTPEQPRLPPEVVGSPDLPSEAAEHSLESLKHFVWSPPFYLAPPLYPHPTYHKYSHPDSRDPSTSSPTPAPTFGSQSVPPVGSLSEYQDYFLYPDSLNEHVTHDSGSSAADMVSSGQFSDGHQAPLLSVLEQHRVILAPSVTQTRVGSPSLAPPFHTLNQYQHPNIPLPAQYAAPAPVVESPLLASGLHHPDAAGQFNMDQFFHGRPAHNTQAHAAAPNALYPAQPHSDHQWYHFPHGGPKLPPFNPELFINRHASSHQSSGSTLDNNPYWRRYEPLSDNDFESPLLNAGEVSPEQTSFPAGIPSPPFYHPPQHHYQLYYGPELSPSGLTQMSNNPLLRTFRPLSPSPLSEPVHGVQHLPPYRYHQPETSAGDGDVPHEGNINPISDPRLPSDSDHDFTVWLNQLSEAENPSMLQANPSNIYLYDTEAYPDVEAPDELLDNQIEEFYLGQYLAFPVADSMAEPTIPPRSAAFSGINCALQRLTSDPNTYGDECGLNQDVETLGPLMEYPSHQDFGLDFLNAARLGEEYGSPGEVRLRPARSAETSLATRLRIATDQTFTSFYPEAHLPLSLIQGKPVYVEVSLLDPPEPGLVLLVHSCLAFSHTAYPSWMVVYDGCPSRRAAQLLPSPNSHHIQRIMVSSFLSPFSESPASFDKDFPQEDPEILFLCSTGACSPEEGGCIEGCINGPNTDV